The following proteins are co-located in the Candidatus Nanosynbacter sp. HMT-352 genome:
- a CDS encoding DUF2726 domain-containing protein — METLISIVIVAAAIIFLAIKARQGTDGDTSPIKTPIKKEYVYIKKSCAMTPSELSFYKTLHEAVNGCVIIPQAHLSMFLDHEIKGQSWKAAFAKINGKSVDFLICTNDMKPLIAIELDDSTHNQPDRKTRDDFVNSIMTNTNMPLLRFKAGEWNSEIIKHRITQALSQN, encoded by the coding sequence ATGGAAACGCTTATATCTATAGTTATAGTAGCCGCCGCAATTATTTTTCTGGCAATCAAAGCAAGGCAGGGGACCGACGGCGACACAAGCCCAATTAAAACCCCAATAAAGAAAGAATATGTATACATCAAAAAATCTTGTGCAATGACGCCAAGTGAATTATCGTTTTATAAAACACTACACGAAGCGGTAAACGGATGTGTAATTATACCTCAGGCTCATTTAAGTATGTTTTTGGATCACGAGATAAAAGGGCAAAGTTGGAAAGCAGCTTTCGCGAAAATAAACGGCAAATCTGTAGATTTTCTAATTTGCACCAATGATATGAAGCCCCTCATAGCTATTGAGCTTGATGATAGTACTCACAATCAGCCCGATCGGAAAACGCGCGATGATTTCGTCAATTCGATCATGACCAACACTAATATGCCCCTACTGCGATTTAAGGCGGGCGAATGGAACAGTGAAATAATTAAGCACAGAATCACCCAAGCTCTTTCGCAAAATTAG
- a CDS encoding DUF6609 family protein, with protein sequence MAFLNYNKDEKLEFNYKRACGLWLIVIAAIISIATLVGGKQIINMQIFSIGYVISFFSINMNKKVLNRLSDGPSSEFQKKVSLYAVILLFILMVLLGGPFFATENWRLIWLGALMATALHFFLYYFVHGKSMIYLGLICAINIFVGYIFTDIPLEVIAYIDSAIKLVFGIYLLFFSKPPKKALRK encoded by the coding sequence ATGGCTTTTTTAAATTATAATAAAGATGAAAAGTTAGAATTCAATTATAAGAGAGCGTGTGGATTGTGGCTAATTGTAATAGCGGCGATTATTTCAATAGCTACTTTAGTAGGAGGAAAGCAAATAATAAATATGCAAATATTTAGTATTGGATATGTTATTAGTTTTTTCTCAATCAACATGAATAAAAAGGTGTTGAATAGGCTGTCTGATGGCCCTTCGAGTGAATTTCAAAAGAAAGTATCTTTATACGCCGTTATTTTATTATTTATCTTAATGGTTTTGCTGGGCGGGCCATTCTTTGCGACTGAAAATTGGAGATTGATTTGGCTTGGAGCGCTGATGGCAACCGCGCTACATTTTTTCCTGTATTATTTTGTGCATGGAAAATCAATGATATATCTAGGTCTTATTTGCGCCATTAATATTTTTGTAGGATACATTTTTACCGATATCCCATTAGAGGTGATAGCATATATTGACTCGGCAATTAAGCTTGTATTTGGAATATATTTACTATTTTTTTCAAAGCCGCCAAAAAAGGCACTTCGAAAATGA
- the speD gene encoding adenosylmethionine decarboxylase: protein MYAYEVQSITIKASEVDSALLNDADELQKMLRNVTELAGLHSLESVTHQFSPQGISAALLLSESHIAIHTWPESGVAYIAMTTCKMLDDDKLQQIKELVARMLDAENIIMKEMTL, encoded by the coding sequence ATGTATGCATATGAGGTACAATCTATAACCATAAAAGCGAGCGAAGTTGATTCTGCTTTGCTTAATGATGCGGATGAGCTGCAGAAAATGTTAAGAAATGTTACGGAATTGGCGGGCTTGCATTCTTTGGAATCGGTAACGCATCAATTTTCTCCGCAAGGAATTAGCGCCGCTCTGCTTTTGTCGGAGTCGCACATCGCGATTCATACGTGGCCGGAAAGCGGCGTGGCGTATATAGCGATGACAACTTGTAAAATGCTGGATGATGATAAATTGCAACAAATAAAAGAGTTGGTTGCACGGATGCTGGACGCGGAAAACATAATTATGAAAGAAATGACATTGTAA